The genomic stretch ATGGGAGCTTCGGTTGTCGGAGCAGAAGCTACTAATTGTCAGAATTTGTTGTTCAGAAGTGTTGggtcgagacctccttttatagccaagttaagcctaatccagatccactgatctcgggatcaggctTGACTCGactttgatcggtcgaccgatcctacctGAATCGGTCTATTTTCCTATCTAGATTATGCTGCTCGGATAAgacctttgttcggtcgaccgatcccgccgTTCGATCGACTAATCCCGCTATCCTCGCTAACTTATCTGGTTCGATTGACTCAGTCTAAAGTTTATCCACCattcggtcaactgaacctccatattcggtcgaccaatccctcagTTTGCACTTCATCGTGAGCTGAAATCTTATCTTCTAGCTTAGGGGTTCGATCGACCTATccggatgttcggtcgaccgaacaaggcaaaACCTGAACCTGTAAACTTGTTAGTTTCTTGTAAAACAGAATTAGAAAAATGCagataacatgtaaagataagttttgacagcatttggactgtccggtcctgactttgagtttcgctaaaaATCTAGGTCAGACCGACGCTTATTATTCCCTCTTCgaagaacgcatcctcacctactcctctaaggagagtttaccttttgttaGATCGGTCCTCTAGAcagtctggacttttgctcaatatCCAAGACTTCAGGAATTTTTCACTGGACGTCCAATCCTCGAcctgtccagtctttcacctagtgtccGCGACCCCCAGGATTTTTACCTAaagtccttgactctaggattttgcttgACGTCCTCGACCTGCCAAAACTTTGTCCAATCCCccggaccaggacttcgttgcctaaccgcacctaggactttccataatctagagttacctcccctaggacctagggttacctccccctcgAATTCTCCACCTgcatagaatccactaggacttttttcTAAGAATCCTTAGGATTTTCTTGCATgctcagtcacacttgttagatcaacaagacaacttaactttgaacattTTCCATTATTAAAACACAGGTTAGATCAtctagtgctccctgcaccaacacaatGATCACTCGGTGTTATGAGCATGCAAGACTTAGTCGTGaaagcagactcacttataactcagccgagtagcacgagagtctgggacgtggtcgtgagagcaagctcacttataacttagatGATCGactcgagagtctaggacttggtcatcagagcaaactcacttataactcggtcgattgGCTCAAGAGTCTGGGATTTGgccgtgagagcaagctcacttataacttggcttaTCAACTCGAGAGAGAACTTGGTCGTGAGAGCGAGATCACTTATAATTCAGTCGAtcggctcgagagtctgggacttgatcgtgagagcaagctctcTTATAACTCAGTCGCTCGGCTTGAGAGTCTCGAACTtgatcatgagagcaagctcacttataactcgatcgatcgGCTCGAGAGTCTTAGACTTGGTCGAAGgataagctcacttataactcaggcGATCGgcttgagagtctgggacttgattGTGAgggcaaactcacttataactcgatcgatcgATTTAAGAATCTGGAACTTGGTTGTGAGAAAAAGCTCACTTACAACTCGGCAATCGGCTTGAAAATCTGggacttggtcatgagagcaagttcacttataacttgaccgaTCGGCTCAAGAGTTGCTCATGTATTATCGGGGGCTTGTCCTTTGCTCAGTCGTTTCAGTCGAACCAAGTGTCCAATTTGTCAGGTTGGATCATAGGTCCGATCGGATGGATTACTTATCTAAAATAGCTAACCGTGCTATCCTCGAGTGATGAAGAGGACCTGGATCTAGATGGTATTGACTCGGCTTGAGAGTTTCATCAATACTAAGGGACTCGATGTCAGATCAGCACAAGGATCCGATCGATAACCTTTTGGCTTAGACGATCGACTACGATGGCCCAAATACTAGCTCCTCCTTGATTTTCACGGCCATATCAATCGGCCTCCTAAACTTGGATCCGACTCAGGAGCCCATCTTATTTACCGTATCACCGGACATCACTggaaataaatttaacaaaaaagcCACACCAACAAACACGTTTGAAAAGAGAATTCGATACATTCTATCGTTTTTCATAGGTACCACCACAAATCTAATGATTTCAATTATTCTTTATTACAGATAGAACATAACTTAAGTAGCCGGTTTTGTGCTAATCGATTATTTTTTGGGGGAGGGGAGACGCAGTTTCGTTAGGGTTGGCACGACGAGGAGGGTAGACCGGATAGCGATGGATGCAGTGGATCCAAGGGTTGTCCGAGTCCATGGTCGAGTCTTTTAGTGCTCGCCATACGACGCTACACGCCTTAAACCCTGTCCCAAACGCTAACATCCACACTTTGTCTCCTTTCTTTATCCTCCTCTTCGCCTCGAAATAGGCCAACTCGTAGAACACTAAACTGCTCGATGTATTGCCGAACCGATGCAAGCACATTCTTGCCGGTTCCACCACCTCCTCTTCGAACCTATATTGCAATAGAATTTAGATAAATGTTCTTCTTTTTTCAGATTTAGCTATGAATTTAAAAGGTTGCTCTGGTTCGGCTTTAAAGAATAGTATTTGAATCCAGGAAGTACGCTGTACGCACCTCATCAAGCGCCTGACGGCGTCGATCACGGCCTTCCCGCCGGCGTGGATGCACATGTGGTCGAACGCGCGTTTGAAGTCCGGCACGTGCGCCATCGCCGCCTTCTGGTCGCCGCCCAGGTACAGCTTGGCCACGTGGTAGGCGTAGCAAAGCATCTCCGACACCGGCAGCACGCGGGGAGCGAGGGCGGTGATGTGGGACTTGAGGCCGGCGCCGGCGACGCGGACGAGGTCCTTGGTGAGGGCGACGCCCACGTGGCCTTCCTCGTCTTCCATCTGAATGGCAGCGTTGTAGGCCGCGTCGTCGGCGCCGTGGTGCGTCCGCAGCGACCGTACCAGCTCCATCTTGGCCCGGCCTCGCGCCGCCGAGTCGCTGCTCACCAGCGCCGCCGCCGTGCCCACGCGGAAGATGCAGTTGGTCACCAGCATGTGCCGGTTGTCGCCGAAGTACCTGTTCGATCTCGATTAATGAAAGCGGAGGGAGCATGGTCCACGAATCGAATATATTAAAACTGCAGCGAACGATCAATCAGTACCAATTGAGGCTGATGCTCTCGGTGACGACGATGAGGCCGTAGCCCTTTCTCCGCCGTAGCACCTTCGCCGCGAGATCAAACGCCACGGTGCCGGCGCTACACCCCATCCCGGCCAAGTTGAACGTCTTCACCCCCTCCTTCATCCCGAAGCGGCGGACGAGCATGGAGGAAAAGGACGGCGCGGGGCTGAACATGCTGCAGGCGGAGATGACGAGATCAATCTGGGAGGGATGGGTATCGGTCTTGGCGAGCAGGTGCTGGACGGCGCCGAACATCCCCTCCTCCGCCTCCTGGACGGCGCACTTCAGCTTGTTGCCGAGGTCGTCGGAGTGGAACACGAAAGGCGGCATGTAGGTCTCGTCCCCGAGGCCGGCCTTGCTGTAGATGGCGCGCATGAACGCCTCGCTCTCCGCCGAGTGCCGCTGGTTGCGGCGGCCGAAGAACTCGCACATCTCGTAGCTGCCGCGGGACTCGGCCTCGGGCTTGTGGCAGCTGTAGTCTAGGAGGAAGACGGGGAGGGGGCGGCATCGGAGGAAGGCGACGAGGGAAACGAGAGAGCACCAGACGAGGCAGAGGAGCGCAGGGCGGCAGGACAGGAAGAGGAGAGGCGGTTCGGAGAGGCGAGGAGAATGGACGAGGGTGAAGGCTATGGCTGAGAGGAAGAAGACGACGAAATGCCACGGCCTGCCATTGCTGTTGCTCATCATATCATGTGGCAATGAGAGATGACGAGAGGTGGCTGCTCTGTTCCCGTTGAATTAACGGGATGGATTCTATGCACAATTTATATAGcggaaaatcaaaaataaataaatagattcACCTTGTTTTACCTTTAAATAATTGCACCGAATTGTGGGTCTCTCTCAAGTCGTTGAATATAATTGTGATCAAATGGTATTTGGAAGGCTCAGTCAGATCTTCATAAGAAGGGAAGTGAAGTGATGGCAAGCCATAAGAGTTTACAGACTGAAGAGTGTAAATATCTTTAACCAACCTCTAGTGTCCCATTAATTCATTTCTGGATACCAAGAGGATAAATTATGGATAGTTACTAACTATTAATATAGATAGTCAAAGTATAAAAAAAGACATGAGATAAGTCAAATTTCATATAATAACATCTATTTAAACCACCGCCCCGAGGAAATAAACCAACTTCGATTCACGTAGCATCCGGAAGATTGCCCTCGATAATTTATGTGGTATATGGAGACCCATAAGTAGGTCGCCTCGGCGTAGTGCTGCACCCATACAGCTAATCGACTAGGACTACTGTAGAGTTTTTGATAGGTGAACCATCATTGTCGGCAAAAACatttaattagtttgtgtttctCGCGAgggaaagtgaaaaaaaaaatcaaatgacatgaaaattaatttgaaaatcataCGTTGAATATAATATATAACTAGGGCAGACGTCGAAGACAAGCGAATTATCTTTGACACATGAGTTGGCTAGTACGTTAATATTGTTGTAATAGGCATggataaattttgataaaaattgtATATAATACTCTTCCGTACGTTGATTACCTTTTCCTCCAATAATATATAACTAATTGAGTTAATTCTTAATCCATGTAAAATATctcattaaatatttattttttttacatattaaatatttattttttttaaatataaatgatgtgTTAGGACAAAATATCCCTCATAATTTATTTACCTGTTTCTTACTACGACTGAAGATACCAAATTGTTTAGATGAGCGATATAAAATTGCTCCAATaatatataactaattaattaaatgataatatataatgtaattttgtatatttatatattatactATTGAGTTTTGAAACCATAATATATAATTAATGGTGCATTGACAAATAAATAAGAgaacaaaaatttaaatctaataagAACGAATATTCTAGAATTAGCCGCAGGGATCCTATGATCCCGGATCTCTAGACCAATTTTGATCCCTTGCTCATTCATTGGTTGAATGGGCTGGATCTCATCTATTTAACAGATGGGATCCAGTCCATCCATCTAATGAATGAATAATCTCTTTTGATCTAGAAAATTCTGGACCAGAAAATCTGGTCTCTAAAATTAGACCTCTAAATAAATTatgtttcaaatttatttgataaatgaATAAAAAAACTCCAAAATTAATCCGTTGAAATAAAAACCCCTGAATTATCAAAATGCAGTACATGAGAATATATTATATCCCACGGTTCCATACATTCTATATTATAATTTTAACTTAGTATGCTAGAAATTATAAAAACTCgtactgaaaaatatttttagatgaGTGTTTGTATATACTTACGGAGGCCCTCCATAGAATTCGAATCCAAGGATAGCTATAAAATTACCATGTTACTAACCTATCTAACTTATCCTCATTTATCTAATATATTCGAGTGTACCAAGATTTAAGTTAATTTCAGCGTGATAATTTTCATATAAAACATCATAaacaatttgataaattaaaattttattgattttatatcaaCTGAACAAATTTAGATATAATTTTACTACAAAACATTACGTATCAAACTATAATATAGCCTTTTCAGAATAGAACTCGGGAGCCGAATGCTGTCCGATCGGAATACTTCAAAGCAGGTATTTCGatatttttagcatttaaattcgGGGTGAAGGTCTCTTATCTAAGATAGGAAATAGCAGTACTTTAGACACATGAAAGCAAGTAGGCATTACCTTTTTGTTTTACTCTTGTTTGGAAAAACATATGAGCGAAGCCACGTTCACTGAGAGAAGTCATCGGTTGAGCTGAACGGAAGCAGATGATCATATAGGCCCACTCCATTGATGAACAAAATAGGAGGGGCAAACCACCATCCGCTGGCTTGAAGCAAGGAACAACAAATTTTAGGAGCCGTTTACAATAATAACCGAAAACAAGTGAGACGAGCGCGATACAAACTGTAGACAACTTAAAGATTTCAATCGCAACAAAGCAATATGACTAGctatccgaaagccatgaaaacagaGATGAAGTTTCCAAGAGTGCATTGACCAACAACGAGACTGCAAGAGGCATGCAAATTTTACCCAGCATGTTAAGACGTCAAAGTTAGACTGAAGTGAAAATGTGCATAGCATTACTGGGGCACATAAATGCAGCGATGGTAACAGTGGTGCACAAAACCCGGAGGCACATTAAATTTGTACAGATGGGAGAAAAAGTTTAATAATTATGAGACTAAAGATTTTGGATGGGTTCTCCAACCCTATTTATAGCTAATTAAAGTATTCTGGACCCTCAAGTGGGAATACATCCTCGTTACTCGAGAAAATAATTTGTCTACTTGTTTTCCTAATGTTTTCACTGATCGATGGATGTCTTTTAtgctaaactaacatgttaacaATCAGGAACTAGAGTTATTAGAACCATGGAAGAATTTTGAGGTGATGTTTTCTTCCGTAGAGGAAGCACAGTCAGCCAAAAGAAAGGAAGTCCGGTCAGTGCACCTGTCTAACAAATGACTACTTCTAGTTATAAGACAATAGTTTGATCAGTAGGAAAGAAGAATAACAACAGACGGGGAATAACGAGGCTTGTCAgataattttaaactttatatCATCGATGAaaaagtttttataaaaaaaactactaTATTTtacaaaatgcaaaaaaaaatttaattttactaaATACCCAAAAGGCACGCACTACTTTATATCAAAGGGTGCAACACTCTTTGCTCGCCCAGAGCACTGTCCGCCTGACCAAACTGAATCATAAAGCAAGAAGAAAAAGCATCAATTTTTTGGTCAAATAtttttgcccaaaaatatttgataatcttaaaaggctttgaactCACATTAAATAGGAATCGTTGCACttcaatgttatatatatatatatatatataagtttttgAGCCATTTAGGGTCATCAAGTATTTTTAGTTAAAAGTGTTTAATGATCGTAAAGATCTCATATTCATGTCAAATGGACACCATTGTACTCCTACCAATCCTCTAAGTTTGCCAATATTCTGTTTCCAATTTTTACCTTCATAGTCATCAAATACTTTTTGTTAaattcttttaatacttctaaaggCTTCAAATTCATGCCATATGGGCATCGTTGAACTCCTAATTATCTTCTGAGTCTTCCATGTTCTTTTTTTCACCCAAATTTGGAGTCCTTTAGGAGGGTGATCAAAcacttttaaaaacaaaaaaaaaaagtatttggcAGTCCTAAAGAGCTCAAAATCGTGTTAATTTGACACTATTGCACCCCTAGTGTTTCCTTGAGTTTGTTTATGTTTTTGTTTTCAGATTTGACTGCTAAGGGTTTAATAGTACTCCATCAAACACTTTTGAACAACAGGATTTGATGACCTTAGATAGTACTTCCACACAGATCAGGACATGATCATTTATATTCGTACACCAATCCACCATGCAGTTTCCGACT from Zingiber officinale cultivar Zhangliang chromosome 5B, Zo_v1.1, whole genome shotgun sequence encodes the following:
- the LOC121985938 gene encoding 3-ketoacyl-CoA synthase 17-like, with protein sequence MMSNSNGRPWHFVVFFLSAIAFTLVHSPRLSEPPLLFLSCRPALLCLVWCSLVSLVAFLRCRPLPVFLLDYSCHKPEAESRGSYEMCEFFGRRNQRHSAESEAFMRAIYSKAGLGDETYMPPFVFHSDDLGNKLKCAVQEAEEGMFGAVQHLLAKTDTHPSQIDLVISACSMFSPAPSFSSMLVRRFGMKEGVKTFNLAGMGCSAGTVAFDLAAKVLRRRKGYGLIVVTESISLNWYFGDNRHMLVTNCIFRVGTAAALVSSDSAARGRAKMELVRSLRTHHGADDAAYNAAIQMEDEEGHVGVALTKDLVRVAGAGLKSHITALAPRVLPVSEMLCYAYHVAKLYLGGDQKAAMAHVPDFKRAFDHMCIHAGGKAVIDAVRRLMRFEEEVVEPARMCLHRFGNTSSSLVFYELAYFEAKRRIKKGDKVWMLAFGTGFKACSVVWRALKDSTMDSDNPWIHCIHRYPVYPPRRANPNETASPLPQKIID